A genomic stretch from Chiloscyllium plagiosum isolate BGI_BamShark_2017 chromosome 2, ASM401019v2, whole genome shotgun sequence includes:
- the LOC122564663 gene encoding mitochondrial import receptor subunit TOM5 homolog, with product MFRMEALGPKMDPEELRKKMRADVLRSVRNFLIYVAILRATPFILSKLDSI from the exons ATGTTTAGGATGGAGGCGCTCGGCCCGAAGATGGACCCGGAGGAACTGCGCAAGAAGATGAGGGCGGACGTACTCCGCTCGGTCCGCAACTTCCTCATCTACGTGGCCATCCTGCGGGCGA CTCCATTTATCCTAAGTAAACTGGATAGTATATGA